From the genome of Candidatus Latescibacter sp., one region includes:
- the rho gene encoding transcription termination factor Rho: MDIVELKKMTISALAAYAKSLNIESITGLKKADIIFKIIEAQTQQNGLIFADGVLEVLDDGYGFLRSPSYNYMPGPDDIYVSHSQIKRFDLKTGDTVSGQIRPPKDTERYFALLKIEAINYGSPELAKDRIFFDNLTPIHPDRKFNLETTPTEVNMRIMNLLCPIGFGQRGLIVAPPFTGKTMLIQKIANALTTNHPSIKLIVLLIDERPEEVTEMERAVRGEVIASTFDEPQQRHVQVADMVIEKAKRLVEHGNDVVILLDSITRLARAHNNVIPHSGKILSGGMDSNALTWPKKFFGAARNIEFGGSLTIIATTLIETGSRMDEVIYEEFKGRGNMEMVLDRKLSNRRIFPAMDIKRSGTRKEELLLTEGELNRIWILRRVMDPMGTSESIEWLLERIRETKNNKELLEGMSGIV; the protein is encoded by the coding sequence ATGGACATTGTCGAATTAAAAAAAATGACAATCTCCGCGCTTGCTGCTTATGCAAAGAGTCTCAACATCGAGAGCATCACCGGTCTGAAGAAAGCGGATATTATCTTCAAAATCATCGAAGCACAGACTCAACAGAATGGTCTCATTTTTGCCGATGGCGTCCTGGAAGTTCTCGATGACGGATACGGTTTTTTACGGTCGCCGTCTTATAACTACATGCCGGGACCTGACGATATCTATGTTTCCCATTCGCAGATCAAACGCTTCGATCTGAAAACCGGAGACACCGTTTCAGGGCAGATCCGCCCTCCGAAAGATACCGAGCGCTATTTTGCGCTTCTTAAAATAGAGGCCATCAATTACGGCTCCCCGGAACTGGCGAAAGATAGAATATTCTTCGATAATCTGACCCCTATTCATCCCGACCGCAAGTTTAATCTCGAAACAACCCCTACCGAGGTGAACATGCGGATCATGAACCTTCTCTGTCCGATTGGGTTCGGCCAGCGGGGACTGATCGTGGCGCCTCCGTTTACCGGAAAAACCATGCTCATCCAGAAGATCGCAAACGCCCTCACCACCAATCACCCCTCGATTAAACTTATTGTCCTTCTCATAGATGAGCGTCCCGAAGAAGTCACAGAAATGGAGCGGGCGGTTCGCGGAGAAGTTATCGCCTCCACCTTCGACGAGCCGCAGCAGCGTCATGTCCAGGTGGCGGACATGGTTATCGAGAAAGCAAAACGCCTGGTCGAGCACGGCAACGACGTGGTGATTCTCCTCGACTCCATCACACGGCTCGCACGCGCTCATAACAATGTCATTCCACATTCCGGCAAGATTCTTTCCGGCGGTATGGACTCCAATGCCCTGACCTGGCCGAAGAAGTTTTTCGGCGCCGCCCGTAACATCGAGTTCGGAGGCAGCCTGACCATCATCGCCACCACCCTGATCGAAACCGGTTCGCGGATGGACGAGGTTATTTACGAGGAATTCAAAGGCCGTGGGAACATGGAGATGGTGCTGGACCGCAAACTTTCCAACCGGCGCATTTTCCCCGCTATGGATATCAAGCGCTCCGGAACCCGTAAAGAGGAACTTCTTCTCACCGAGGGAGAACTCAACCGTATCTGGATTCTCCGCCGTGTCATGGATCCCATGGGTACGTCCGAATCAATCGAATGGCTTTTGGAGAGGATCAGGGAAACCAAGAACAACAAGGAATTGCTCGAAGGCATGAGCGGGATAGTGTAA
- a CDS encoding AAA family ATPase yields MLIEKLKIRSFKSIVDLDISLGNVNVFIGANGSGKSNILEALGVLSAAAYGRVDDESLLRRGVRPGVPRLYKSAFPTIRIPPHIYFAAEAENASYAVSLLNSLDKPRPAWQFKTEELIGDSITLVSRGVRGKTDTARNKEQGLAALKVVELDPKSPAAELMQTLQDYAIYTPNTPTLRGMISDQQSRDPVGLSGGRLAEAVRDLKSWRAAKVDFIDDALDEMTGLIDWMSDFDTSTSAEPLLSSSIARGKLIIRFKDRYMREGRNTLTPYDASEGVLYILFSAVLAIYPFAPQCLAIDNLDQSLNPRLSQKLVKALCKWVIDNPYPRQFLFTAHNPALLDGLPLNDDRIRLFAVDRNDAGHTEVRRIEITDELKKLNEKWPLSRLWVMGHLGGVPNV; encoded by the coding sequence ATGTTAATCGAAAAACTGAAAATCCGATCATTTAAATCTATCGTTGACTTGGATATTTCCCTTGGAAATGTCAATGTATTTATTGGCGCCAACGGAAGCGGAAAAAGCAATATCCTTGAAGCCTTGGGTGTTTTATCTGCTGCTGCTTACGGAAGAGTTGACGATGAATCATTATTGCGCCGGGGGGTACGTCCGGGTGTTCCGCGGCTTTACAAGAGCGCTTTCCCTACTATTAGAATCCCGCCTCATATCTATTTTGCTGCAGAAGCCGAAAATGCCTCGTATGCAGTTTCCCTCCTCAATTCTTTAGATAAGCCTAGACCCGCATGGCAATTCAAAACCGAAGAACTTATTGGAGATAGTATAACTTTGGTAAGTCGCGGGGTTCGTGGAAAAACCGATACTGCCAGGAATAAGGAGCAGGGATTAGCGGCGTTGAAGGTTGTTGAACTTGACCCAAAAAGTCCGGCAGCTGAACTGATGCAAACACTTCAGGATTATGCCATTTATACTCCTAACACTCCAACTCTCCGTGGAATGATTTCGGATCAGCAGTCGCGGGATCCTGTTGGCCTTTCCGGGGGAAGGTTAGCTGAAGCAGTAAGAGATTTAAAAAGTTGGAGGGCGGCAAAAGTTGATTTTATTGATGATGCATTGGATGAAATGACCGGCCTAATAGATTGGATGAGCGATTTCGATACCAGTACATCGGCTGAGCCATTATTATCTTCTTCGATCGCACGAGGCAAACTTATCATTCGTTTTAAAGATCGCTATATGCGGGAGGGACGGAACACACTGACACCTTACGATGCCAGTGAAGGTGTGCTTTACATTCTTTTTAGTGCTGTCCTTGCCATCTATCCTTTTGCTCCTCAATGCCTTGCCATAGACAATTTGGACCAATCTCTAAATCCAAGATTATCGCAAAAACTGGTCAAAGCGCTATGCAAATGGGTGATAGATAACCCATATCCCAGACAATTTCTATTTACCGCCCATAATCCCGCACTCCTCGACGGATTACCTTTAAATGATGACAGGATAAGGCTATTCGCAGTTGATCGAAATGATGCGGGTCATACAGAAGTAAGACGTATTGAAATCACCGATGAATTGAAAAAACTCAACGAGAAATGGCCGTTGTCTCGTCTTTGGGTGATGGGGCATCTTGGGGGAGTACCGAATGTCTGA